Proteins co-encoded in one Seriola aureovittata isolate HTS-2021-v1 ecotype China chromosome 1, ASM2101889v1, whole genome shotgun sequence genomic window:
- the rs1a gene encoding retinoschisin 1a isoform X2, with the protein MALNMQRFLLTLLLLGAHVFVSIYAQETGVSEAWTSRSCKCDCEGGESPTEFSSIASGSSMVRGVDCMPECPYHKPLGFEAGSVNPDQITCSNQDQYTGWFSSWLPSRARLNTQGFGCAWLSKFQDSSQWLQIDLREVMVVSGILTQGRCDADEWITKYSVQYRTDENLNWIYYKDQTGNNRVFYGNSDRSSSVQNLLRPPIVARYIRILPLGWHTRIALRLELLLCMNKCI; encoded by the exons ATGGCTCTCAACATGCAGCGTTTCCTGCTGACCCTGCTTCTTCTTGGGGCTCACG TGTTCGTCAGCATTTATGCTCAAGAG ACGGGTGTGTCCGAGGCATGGACCAGCAGGTCTTGCAAGTGTGACTGTGAAGGAGGAGAATCCCCGACTGAGTTTTCCTCCATTGCGTCCGGCTCTTCCATGGTGCGAGGAGTGGACTGCATGCCAG AGTGTCCATACCACAAGCCTCTAGGTTTTGAGGCTGGATCGGTGAATCCAGACCAGATCACCTGCTCCAACCAGGACCAGTACACCGGTTGGTTTTCCTCATGGCTCCCAAGCAGGGCCCGTCTGAACACCCAGGGTTTTGG CTGTGCCTGGCTGTCCAAGTTCCAGGACAGCAGTCAGTGGCTGCAGATCGACCTGAGGGAGGTGATGGTGGTGTCAGGGATCCTCACTCAGGGCCGCTGTGACGCTGACGAGTGGATCACCAAGTACAGCGTTCAGTACCGCACGGACGAAAATCTCAACTGGATCTATTACAAAGACCAGACCGGAAACAACAGG gTGTTTTATGGAAACTCTGACCGCTCATCATCTGTGCAGAACCTTTTGCGACCACCCATCGTGGCTCGCTACATCCGCATCCTTCCCCTCGGATGGCACACACGCATTGCTCTGCGCCTGGAGCTTCTGCTCTGCATGAACAAATGCATCTGA
- the rs1a gene encoding retinoschisin 1a isoform X1, with protein sequence MKNHSSVAQSAVGLVWFEAGWKMALNMQRFLLTLLLLGAHVFVSIYAQETGVSEAWTSRSCKCDCEGGESPTEFSSIASGSSMVRGVDCMPECPYHKPLGFEAGSVNPDQITCSNQDQYTGWFSSWLPSRARLNTQGFGCAWLSKFQDSSQWLQIDLREVMVVSGILTQGRCDADEWITKYSVQYRTDENLNWIYYKDQTGNNRVFYGNSDRSSSVQNLLRPPIVARYIRILPLGWHTRIALRLELLLCMNKCI encoded by the exons ATGAAAAATCACAG CTCGGTTGCTCAGTCTGCGGTCGGTCTCGTCTGGTTTGAAGCAGGTTGGAAGATGGCTCTCAACATGCAGCGTTTCCTGCTGACCCTGCTTCTTCTTGGGGCTCACG TGTTCGTCAGCATTTATGCTCAAGAG ACGGGTGTGTCCGAGGCATGGACCAGCAGGTCTTGCAAGTGTGACTGTGAAGGAGGAGAATCCCCGACTGAGTTTTCCTCCATTGCGTCCGGCTCTTCCATGGTGCGAGGAGTGGACTGCATGCCAG AGTGTCCATACCACAAGCCTCTAGGTTTTGAGGCTGGATCGGTGAATCCAGACCAGATCACCTGCTCCAACCAGGACCAGTACACCGGTTGGTTTTCCTCATGGCTCCCAAGCAGGGCCCGTCTGAACACCCAGGGTTTTGG CTGTGCCTGGCTGTCCAAGTTCCAGGACAGCAGTCAGTGGCTGCAGATCGACCTGAGGGAGGTGATGGTGGTGTCAGGGATCCTCACTCAGGGCCGCTGTGACGCTGACGAGTGGATCACCAAGTACAGCGTTCAGTACCGCACGGACGAAAATCTCAACTGGATCTATTACAAAGACCAGACCGGAAACAACAGG gTGTTTTATGGAAACTCTGACCGCTCATCATCTGTGCAGAACCTTTTGCGACCACCCATCGTGGCTCGCTACATCCGCATCCTTCCCCTCGGATGGCACACACGCATTGCTCTGCGCCTGGAGCTTCTGCTCTGCATGAACAAATGCATCTGA